One window of the Nicotiana tabacum cultivar K326 chromosome 4, ASM71507v2, whole genome shotgun sequence genome contains the following:
- the LOC142180076 gene encoding uncharacterized protein LOC142180076, with translation MIQYFEGYKPILITIRVTWQLLCHGWYKCNTDGATKGNPRPSSLGFCVRDDEGDVVYARAVDLGVTTNVEAEAKAILQGLEYCVEHDFHPLILETDSLVMKKVIEGEWDPPWVHLSFIHSLNFLV, from the exons ATGATTCAATACTTTGAAGGATATAAACCTATATTGATCACTATAAGAGTAACATGGCAGCTTCTTTGTCATGGTTGGTACAAATGTAATACTGATGGAGCTACAAAGGGCAATCCTAGACCTAGCTCCCTAGGATTTTGTGTGAGGGATGATGAAGGTGATGTGGTGTATGCTAGGGCAGTAGACCTGGGAGTGACAACTAATGTGGAGGCTGAAGCTAAGGCTATTCTTCAAGGGTTGGAATATTGTGTGGAGCATGATTTTCACCCTCTTATACTGGAGACTGAttcattggtgatgaagaaggTGATAGAAGGGGAATGGGATCCTCCTTGG GTACATCTGAGTTTCATTCATTCTCTGAACTTCCTAGTGTAG